In Mariluticola halotolerans, one DNA window encodes the following:
- a CDS encoding SH3 domain-containing protein codes for MFAIQPAFRLSFSALFRNGLTRLGQALRLVVFVTLVFGFAAPVAAQSASNPSGLPLPRFASTRSEPINVRVGPGTRYDISWVYVKSGQPVEIINEFDTWRKIRDVDGEEGWIHQNLLSGRRTGLITPWRESGQVALRAQQSENAGVRAWLTPHYLVEIDNCRDLWCAVKAETNPAEGRPRSYTGYVAQTDLWGVYPGEEFN; via the coding sequence ATGTTTGCCATTCAGCCCGCGTTCCGCCTGTCATTCTCCGCCCTGTTTCGTAACGGCCTTACCCGGTTGGGGCAAGCCCTGCGGCTGGTTGTGTTTGTAACGCTTGTGTTCGGCTTCGCTGCGCCGGTTGCCGCCCAGTCGGCCAGCAATCCCTCAGGCCTGCCGCTGCCGCGCTTTGCCAGTACCCGTTCCGAACCGATCAATGTGCGGGTGGGGCCGGGCACGCGCTATGACATCTCCTGGGTCTATGTGAAATCCGGCCAGCCGGTGGAAATCATCAATGAATTCGATACCTGGCGCAAAATCCGCGATGTGGACGGGGAAGAGGGCTGGATTCACCAGAATCTTTTATCCGGCCGCCGCACCGGGCTGATTACACCCTGGCGGGAAAGCGGGCAGGTGGCCTTGCGGGCCCAGCAATCCGAGAACGCGGGCGTGCGCGCCTGGCTTACCCCGCATTATCTGGTGGAAATCGATAATTGCCGGGATCTGTGGTGTGCTGTGAAAGCTGAAACCAACCCAGCCGAAGGCCGGCCCCGCAGCTATACCGGCTATGTGGCGCAGACCGATCTCTGGGGTGTTTATCCCGGGGAAGAGTTCAACTAG
- the hemJ gene encoding protoporphyrinogen oxidase HemJ translates to MLWFKALHVISVIAWMAGLLYLPRLFVYHAGVAAGSEQSETFKIMERRLYRGIMTPAMIASWLFGLILVIGFGAVSWDWSAGWGWVWAKAIFVLILSGYHGLLGRYLRQFKADANVKTSRYFRMINEIPTLLMIGIVVFVIVRPF, encoded by the coding sequence ATGCTCTGGTTCAAGGCATTGCATGTGATATCGGTGATTGCCTGGATGGCCGGGCTTTTGTATCTGCCGCGGCTGTTTGTCTATCATGCCGGTGTGGCGGCGGGTTCCGAGCAGTCTGAAACCTTCAAGATCATGGAACGGCGGCTTTATCGCGGGATCATGACGCCGGCCATGATCGCCAGCTGGTTGTTCGGGCTCATCCTTGTGATTGGTTTTGGCGCTGTGAGCTGGGATTGGTCTGCGGGTTGGGGCTGGGTCTGGGCCAAGGCTATATTTGTGCTGATATTATCCGGATATCATGGTTTGCTTGGGCGTTATTTGCGCCAGTTCAAAGCCGATGCCAACGTCAAGACGTCGCGCTATTTCAGGATGATCAACGAAATTCCGACATTGTTGATGATCGGAATTGTTGTTTTTGTCATCGTGCGGCCCTTCTAA
- a CDS encoding Maf family protein, giving the protein MLILASTSSARRQLLTQAGLGFSVYPAEIDERAVTAGIAGDEGEIARYLAGAKAEAVSRQFPRAFVIGADQTLALDGAAFHKPANLAGAQQQLSRLRGRTHQLFAGVALARAGRVIWDHLATAALTMRDFTDEERDRVLALEGEEILSSVGSYRLEGPSVQLFERIEGDYFTILGLPLLPLLAGLRQHAPDLFEKTS; this is encoded by the coding sequence ATGTTGATCCTTGCCTCCACCAGTTCTGCCCGCCGACAGCTCTTAACCCAAGCAGGACTGGGCTTTTCAGTGTATCCGGCAGAGATTGATGAGCGGGCAGTGACTGCCGGGATCGCCGGGGATGAAGGGGAAATTGCCCGGTATCTGGCCGGTGCAAAAGCTGAGGCGGTATCGCGCCAGTTTCCGCGCGCTTTCGTGATTGGCGCCGATCAGACCCTGGCCCTTGATGGTGCAGCTTTCCACAAGCCGGCAAACCTTGCTGGCGCGCAGCAGCAATTATCCAGGTTACGTGGCCGGACCCATCAGCTCTTCGCCGGGGTCGCCCTTGCCAGAGCGGGCCGGGTCATATGGGATCATCTCGCCACCGCCGCTCTGACCATGCGCGATTTCACTGATGAAGAGCGGGACCGTGTTCTCGCCCTTGAGGGGGAAGAAATTCTGTCCTCTGTCGGTTCCTATCGGCTCGAAGGCCCCTCGGTGCAGCTTTTTGAGCGGATCGAGGGCGACTATTTCACCATTTTGGGCTTGCCTTTGCTGCCATTGCTTGCTGGCTTGCGCCAGCACGCCCCTGACCTTTTCGAAAAGACATCATGA
- the hemE gene encoding uroporphyrinogen decarboxylase: MTATPKILLETVLGKAQARPPIWIMRQAGRYLPEYRELRAAADGFLDVCYTPKLATEVTLQPLRRFDLDAAILFSDILVIPDALGQKVAFEKGEGPILDPLSKGHVSMLNPRQVLSHLQPVLETVANVRAALPADKTLIGFCGAPWTVATYMIGGKGSPDQAAARLFALREPDAFRALIDILVEASIDYLVAQFEAGVDVVQIFESWALNLDEISFANHVIAPNKRVVDGVRARVPNAPIIGFPRGAAAMVSRYAAETQVNMLGLDYSMPVGFAHQELPAGLGVQGNLDPLRLAAGGVQMEMRAREIIEGFSGRPHVFNLGHGIIPQTPIEHVARLVDIVKKG; the protein is encoded by the coding sequence TTGACCGCGACCCCAAAGATTCTGCTCGAAACCGTTCTCGGTAAGGCTCAGGCCAGACCCCCCATCTGGATCATGCGACAGGCCGGCCGCTATTTGCCTGAATACCGCGAACTGCGGGCAGCGGCAGATGGATTTCTGGATGTTTGTTACACACCCAAACTGGCAACCGAGGTGACCCTTCAGCCTTTGCGCCGGTTTGATCTGGATGCTGCTATCCTTTTTTCCGATATTCTCGTTATTCCGGATGCGCTGGGCCAGAAAGTGGCTTTTGAAAAAGGTGAGGGGCCAATTCTGGATCCCTTGTCAAAAGGGCATGTATCGATGCTCAACCCAAGACAGGTTTTGAGCCATTTACAGCCTGTGCTGGAGACGGTAGCCAATGTTCGGGCAGCGCTGCCCGCTGACAAGACACTTATCGGCTTCTGTGGGGCCCCCTGGACCGTGGCGACCTATATGATTGGCGGCAAGGGGTCGCCGGATCAGGCCGCGGCGCGTTTGTTTGCCTTGCGCGAACCGGATGCGTTCCGGGCGCTGATTGATATTCTGGTCGAGGCCAGCATTGATTATCTGGTGGCCCAGTTTGAAGCCGGCGTTGACGTGGTGCAGATTTTTGAAAGCTGGGCCCTCAATCTTGACGAGATTTCCTTTGCCAATCATGTGATCGCCCCGAACAAGCGGGTTGTCGATGGGGTGCGGGCACGGGTGCCGAATGCGCCGATTATTGGTTTTCCCCGGGGCGCGGCGGCAATGGTTTCGCGTTATGCGGCGGAAACGCAGGTGAATATGCTCGGGCTTGATTATTCGATGCCGGTCGGCTTCGCGCATCAGGAATTGCCCGCCGGGCTTGGGGTGCAGGGCAATCTTGATCCGCTCAGGCTGGCCGCAGGCGGGGTGCAGATGGAAATGCGGGCCCGCGAGATCATCGAGGGGTTTTCCGGCCGGCCGCATGTTTTCAATCTCGGGCATGGTATTATCCCACAAACACCAATCGAGCATGTGGCGCGACTGGTTGATATCGTTAAAAAGGGCTAG
- the coaE gene encoding dephospho-CoA kinase (Dephospho-CoA kinase (CoaE) performs the final step in coenzyme A biosynthesis.): MFALGLTGSIATGKSTVLALFKDQGIPVYSADDAVHALYQGEAVTPVEALFPGVAENGVINRQKLAGALIAAPDRIGELEAVVHPLVHQKMQQFLDDTAADGADLAVLEIPLLFETGKDYPVDAVAVTACSDAEQRRRALARPGMSVEKLETILARQMPQAEKKRRAGFVINTDVPLPDTRAEVIEIIEKCRGTASSKD; encoded by the coding sequence ATGTTCGCGCTCGGGCTGACCGGTTCTATTGCGACAGGTAAATCAACGGTTCTCGCCTTGTTCAAGGATCAGGGTATCCCGGTCTATTCCGCCGATGATGCGGTTCACGCGCTTTATCAGGGAGAAGCTGTCACCCCTGTTGAAGCCCTTTTTCCCGGCGTTGCCGAGAATGGCGTGATCAACCGGCAGAAGCTGGCCGGAGCGCTGATTGCAGCGCCGGACCGTATCGGAGAGCTTGAAGCCGTGGTGCATCCGCTGGTGCACCAGAAAATGCAGCAGTTTCTGGATGATACAGCCGCTGACGGCGCGGATTTGGCGGTGCTGGAAATCCCGCTTCTGTTTGAAACCGGCAAGGACTATCCCGTGGATGCCGTGGCGGTGACCGCCTGTTCGGATGCCGAACAGCGCCGCCGCGCGCTGGCGCGGCCGGGGATGAGCGTGGAAAAGCTCGAAACGATTCTTGCGCGCCAGATGCCACAGGCCGAAAAGAAGAGACGGGCCGGCTTTGTTATCAATACCGATGTGCCCCTGCCCGATACCCGTGCTGAAGTGATTGAAATCATTGAAAAATGCCGGGGCACTGCGTCCAGTAAAGATTGA
- a CDS encoding RNA polymerase sigma factor → MTDINQTIAALWRIESAKIIGGLTRIVRDLGLAEELAQDALVAALEQWPREGVPDNAGAWLMTTAKRRAIDRFRRSRMMRDKNAELAQELDAREDVSVQLLEATLDDDIGDDRLALIFAACHPDLGQEARTALTLRIMGGLTTAEIARAFLVPETTIAQRITRAKKTLRDGDYSFDVPHGAARHPRLAAVLQVIYLIFNEGYAASSGEDVLRPQLCNEAMRLGRILAELVSDAPEVFGLLSLMEIQASRFAARRDAAGAAILLADQDRARWDRLLIRRGLEALARAQSLTGSPGPYQLQAEIAACHARAISAEATDWGRIAALYVRLMVIMPSPVVALNHAVAVGMAFGPAVGLAHADRLVGEEALTNYHFLPAVRADLLEKLGRLPEAADAYEQAARLAPNQADQAVLLARATTCRAG, encoded by the coding sequence ATGACCGATATAAACCAAACCATTGCCGCGCTCTGGCGCATAGAATCCGCCAAAATCATTGGCGGGCTGACCCGTATTGTGCGTGATCTCGGACTGGCCGAAGAGCTGGCGCAGGATGCGCTGGTGGCGGCACTGGAACAATGGCCGCGCGAAGGCGTGCCGGACAATGCCGGGGCCTGGCTGATGACCACGGCCAAGCGCCGGGCGATAGACCGGTTCCGCCGCAGCCGGATGATGCGCGACAAAAATGCCGAGCTGGCACAGGAACTGGATGCGCGCGAGGATGTGTCCGTGCAATTGCTCGAGGCGACGCTTGACGATGATATTGGCGACGACCGGCTGGCGCTGATTTTTGCCGCCTGTCACCCGGATCTGGGGCAAGAGGCCCGCACAGCGTTGACGTTGCGCATCATGGGCGGGCTGACGACCGCGGAAATTGCCCGGGCCTTTCTCGTACCCGAAACCACAATCGCCCAGCGCATTACCCGCGCCAAGAAAACTTTACGCGATGGCGACTACAGTTTTGACGTGCCCCATGGCGCCGCGCGGCATCCCCGGCTCGCGGCGGTATTGCAGGTCATCTATCTGATTTTCAACGAAGGTTATGCCGCCAGTTCAGGAGAAGATGTTCTCCGGCCGCAATTATGCAATGAAGCGATGCGGCTGGGACGGATTCTGGCGGAACTGGTCTCCGACGCGCCTGAAGTGTTTGGCCTTTTGAGTCTGATGGAAATTCAAGCCTCGCGGTTTGCAGCCCGACGTGACGCGGCGGGTGCGGCCATTTTGCTGGCCGATCAGGACAGGGCCCGTTGGGACCGGTTGCTGATCAGGCGCGGGCTGGAGGCACTGGCCCGGGCGCAAAGCCTGACCGGATCGCCCGGTCCTTACCAGCTTCAGGCCGAGATTGCCGCCTGCCATGCCCGGGCGATAAGCGCTGAGGCGACGGACTGGGGGCGGATCGCTGCGCTTTATGTCCGGCTCATGGTTATCATGCCCAGCCCTGTTGTCGCCCTTAATCACGCCGTGGCTGTCGGCATGGCTTTTGGCCCCGCGGTGGGGCTGGCACATGCGGACAGGCTTGTGGGGGAAGAAGCCCTTACAAACTATCACTTTCTGCCAGCGGTGCGGGCCGATCTTCTGGAAAAGCTCGGACGGCTGCCTGAGGCAGCTGACGCCTATGAGCAGGCTGCCCGATTGGCCCCGAATCAGGCGGATCAGGCGGTGCTGCTGGCGCGGGCGACAACCTGCCGGGCAGGCTAG
- a CDS encoding 2-hydroxyacid dehydrogenase has product MSTSTARIFVTRRLPAPVEQRMQALFDVTLSPDDKRLEADALIAAAAGHDVLVSTITDIIDAEVIARLPQSVRLIAQFGNGIDNIDVNAAHQRGVAVTNTPSVLTEDTADMAMALILSVPRRLPEGATVIPRDGTWPGWSPTWMLGRRLGGKALGIVGMGRIGTAVARRAKAFGLSIHYYSRSRRPPQIEEPLEAAYWPDLDKMLEHVDIVSLHTPHTRDTYNLMNEDRLKRMKRDAFLVNVSRPELIDENALASLIESGELSGAGLDVVNNRRHINPRLLALARDNRIVLTPHMASSTLEGRVEMGETVIVNIRVFLDGHNPPHRVLPESGTR; this is encoded by the coding sequence ATGAGCACATCGACTGCCAGAATTTTTGTCACCCGCCGCCTGCCCGCGCCCGTTGAACAGCGCATGCAGGCGCTGTTCGATGTCACTCTGAGCCCGGACGACAAACGCCTCGAAGCGGACGCGCTGATTGCTGCCGCCGCCGGGCATGATGTTCTGGTCTCTACCATTACCGATATCATCGATGCCGAGGTGATCGCCCGCCTGCCGCAAAGCGTGCGCCTGATCGCACAGTTCGGCAATGGTATCGACAATATTGACGTTAACGCCGCCCATCAACGCGGCGTTGCCGTCACCAATACCCCAAGTGTTCTGACCGAAGATACAGCCGACATGGCCATGGCCCTTATTCTCTCCGTGCCGCGCCGCCTGCCTGAGGGGGCGACTGTGATCCCGCGCGATGGCACCTGGCCGGGCTGGTCACCCACCTGGATGCTGGGCCGCAGACTGGGCGGCAAGGCGCTGGGGATTGTCGGCATGGGCCGCATCGGCACGGCTGTGGCGCGCCGGGCAAAGGCGTTTGGCTTGTCCATCCATTATTATTCGCGCAGCCGGCGGCCGCCCCAGATCGAGGAACCGCTCGAAGCCGCCTATTGGCCGGATCTCGACAAGATGCTCGAACATGTCGACATTGTTTCGCTGCACACCCCTCATACCCGCGACACCTATAATCTGATGAATGAGGACCGGCTGAAGCGGATGAAGCGCGATGCGTTTCTGGTCAATGTTTCCCGGCCTGAATTGATCGACGAGAATGCGCTGGCCAGCCTGATTGAAAGCGGCGAATTGAGCGGCGCCGGTCTTGATGTGGTCAATAACCGCCGCCACATCAATCCGCGCCTGTTGGCGCTGGCACGCGACAACCGCATTGTGCTCACCCCGCATATGGCCTCGTCCACGCTTGAGGGCCGGGTGGAAATGGGCGAGACAGTGATCGTCAATATCCGGGTTTTTCTCGATGGCCATAACCCGCCGCACCGGGTCTTGCCTGAAAGTGGCACCCGCTAG
- a CDS encoding shikimate dehydrogenase, with protein MIKAFVIGHPIAHSRSPLVHNHWLQTLDIAGSYNSVDVAPDALPGFINAMRAGAYIGGNVTIPHKQAVFALCDVLADDAKIIGAVNTLVMRAGKLHGSNTDLAGFLGNLDQKAPGWDARGDTAIVLGAGGAARAVLVGLARRGFKNIHILNRTEATAKELAEELPGPFIGAGLSAFASLAPKATLVVNTSAIGMHGSRFDDLDLGLLPKTALVTDIVYTPLETPLLADASALGLDTVDGLGMLLHQAVPGFEAWFGKRPEVSPDLRALAEQSLGEQ; from the coding sequence ATGATCAAAGCATTCGTTATCGGCCATCCCATCGCCCATTCGCGCTCGCCGCTTGTCCACAATCACTGGCTGCAAACCCTTGATATCGCCGGGAGCTATAATTCGGTTGATGTGGCGCCCGATGCCCTGCCGGGTTTCATTAACGCCATGCGCGCGGGCGCCTATATCGGCGGCAATGTCACCATACCGCATAAGCAGGCCGTATTTGCGCTTTGCGATGTGCTCGCGGATGACGCCAAAATCATAGGCGCGGTAAACACATTGGTCATGCGCGCGGGCAAACTGCACGGCAGCAATACCGATCTGGCCGGTTTTCTGGGCAATCTGGATCAGAAAGCCCCCGGCTGGGACGCGCGCGGCGACACAGCGATTGTGCTGGGCGCAGGTGGCGCGGCACGGGCGGTATTGGTGGGGCTGGCCCGACGCGGCTTTAAAAACATCCATATTCTCAACCGCACCGAAGCAACGGCAAAAGAGCTGGCAGAAGAATTGCCCGGTCCCTTTATCGGCGCAGGCCTGTCCGCCTTTGCCAGCCTCGCCCCCAAAGCGACGCTGGTGGTCAATACCAGTGCGATCGGCATGCACGGCAGCCGGTTTGACGATCTTGATCTAGGCCTGTTGCCCAAAACGGCTCTGGTCACAGATATTGTTTATACCCCATTGGAAACCCCGCTTCTGGCTGACGCCAGCGCCCTCGGGCTTGATACGGTGGATGGTCTTGGCATGCTGTTGCATCAGGCGGTGCCGGGTTTTGAAGCCTGGTTCGGCAAACGGCCGGAGGTAAGCCCGGATCTGCGGGCGCTGGCCGAGCAAAGCCTTGGAGAACAATGA
- a CDS encoding YciI family protein codes for MRYLMMVKATADYEAGAQASNSLQALMGDYVGKSIEQGIFIDGAGLQPTRAGSRMHLRDGQISVTDGPFALTEGLVSGFAIVEVADEAAARQVGREFLEVHIAGGVADIEIEIRPYEA; via the coding sequence ATGCGTTATTTGATGATGGTCAAGGCGACCGCAGACTATGAAGCGGGCGCGCAGGCTTCTAATTCTTTGCAGGCGCTGATGGGCGATTATGTCGGCAAAAGCATTGAACAGGGCATATTTATCGATGGTGCCGGGCTGCAGCCGACACGAGCAGGGTCCCGGATGCACCTGCGGGATGGTCAGATCAGCGTCACGGACGGCCCCTTTGCTTTGACAGAGGGTTTGGTCAGTGGCTTTGCCATTGTCGAGGTTGCCGATGAGGCGGCGGCCCGGCAAGTCGGGCGTGAATTTCTCGAGGTGCATATTGCGGGGGGCGTTGCAGATATCGAGATCGAAATCCGCCCCTATGAAGCCTGA
- a CDS encoding YciI family protein, with protein MRFMAIIKATPETEAGVMPSNELLLAMGKYNEELVKAGVMLDGAGLQSSAKGARVAFSGGKTMVTDGPFAETKELIAGFWIWECKSLAEAVEWARRCPSDSDVDGQIEIRQLFEIEDFEAGEGVDQHHKVAEQMAKS; from the coding sequence ATGCGTTTCATGGCGATTATCAAGGCCACGCCCGAGACAGAAGCCGGGGTCATGCCCTCGAACGAGCTGCTGCTGGCCATGGGCAAATACAATGAAGAACTGGTCAAGGCCGGGGTGATGCTCGACGGGGCGGGATTGCAATCAAGCGCCAAGGGCGCCCGCGTCGCGTTCAGCGGCGGCAAGACCATGGTTACCGACGGGCCGTTTGCCGAAACCAAGGAGTTGATTGCCGGTTTCTGGATCTGGGAATGCAAATCCCTTGCCGAGGCGGTGGAATGGGCCAGGCGCTGCCCCAGTGACTCTGATGTCGATGGGCAGATTGAAATCCGCCAGCTGTTTGAAATCGAAGATTTCGAAGCGGGCGAAGGGGTCGACCAGCACCACAAGGTCGCCGAGCAGATGGCCAAGAGCTGA
- the pnp gene encoding polyribonucleotide nucleotidyltransferase — MFEHHKVEMNWGGQPLTLETGKIARQADGAVLATLGETVVLATVVSAKTPKAGVDFFPLTVNYQEKAFAAGKIPGGYFKREGRPTEAETLICRLIDRPIRPLFPAGYKNETQVIVTVLQHDLENEPDVLAMIATSAALTISGVPFMGPIGAARVGYIDGEYVLNTPIDRRSDSKLDLVMAGTTDAVLMVESEAKELSEEVMLGAVMFGHAESAKVIDAIIQLAELAAKEPREFVPEDLSALEGEMLKLVDADIRAAYKITDKAERYVALDAAKAKVKEHFTPAEGEEAAWTPEQIGSVFKSLQAKIVRWDILDTGTRIDGRDLTTVRPIVAEVGLLPRTHGSAVFTRGETQALVVATLGTGDDEQYVDSLEGTYKQNFLLHYNFPPYSVGEAGRVGFTSRRETGHGKLAWRAINPVRPSAEEFPYTLRIVSEITESNGSSSMATVCGTSLALMDAGVPMKAPVAGIAMGLILEGEKFAVLSDILGDEDHLGDMDFKVAGTAEGITSLQMDIKIAGITEEIMQKALGQAKGGREHILGEMSKALDTARDEVGEFAPRIETMKIPTDKIREVIGTGGKVIREIVEKTGAKVNIEDDGTIKIASSDGKAIDAAIKWIKSITDEPEVGVIYQGTVVKTADFGAFVNFFGPRDGLVHISQLASERVGKTTDVVKEGDKVWVKLLGFDDRGKVRLSMKVVNQETGEEIENEGGDD; from the coding sequence ATGTTTGAACACCACAAGGTAGAAATGAACTGGGGCGGCCAGCCGCTGACCCTTGAAACCGGCAAGATTGCCCGTCAGGCTGACGGTGCTGTGCTGGCAACCCTTGGCGAGACCGTCGTTCTGGCGACCGTTGTCAGCGCCAAGACCCCGAAAGCGGGCGTTGATTTCTTCCCGCTGACTGTGAATTACCAGGAAAAGGCCTTTGCTGCCGGCAAGATCCCCGGTGGCTATTTCAAGCGCGAAGGCCGCCCGACAGAAGCTGAAACGCTGATCTGCCGCCTGATTGACCGCCCGATCCGCCCGCTGTTCCCCGCCGGTTACAAGAACGAGACCCAGGTCATCGTCACCGTGCTGCAGCATGACCTCGAGAACGAGCCTGACGTATTGGCGATGATCGCGACCTCTGCGGCGCTGACCATTTCCGGCGTGCCCTTCATGGGCCCGATCGGTGCGGCACGCGTTGGCTATATCGATGGCGAATATGTGCTCAATACCCCGATCGACCGCCGTTCGGATTCAAAGCTTGATCTGGTCATGGCCGGCACGACCGACGCCGTCTTGATGGTTGAATCGGAAGCCAAGGAACTGAGCGAAGAAGTGATGCTTGGTGCCGTGATGTTCGGCCATGCCGAAAGCGCCAAGGTTATCGATGCGATCATCCAGCTGGCCGAACTGGCCGCCAAGGAACCGCGCGAATTCGTTCCCGAAGACCTGAGCGCCCTTGAAGGCGAAATGCTCAAGCTGGTGGATGCCGATATCCGCGCCGCCTACAAGATCACCGACAAGGCCGAACGCTATGTTGCGCTTGATGCAGCAAAAGCAAAGGTGAAAGAGCATTTCACCCCGGCTGAAGGCGAAGAGGCTGCCTGGACGCCTGAACAGATCGGTTCTGTCTTCAAGTCCCTGCAGGCCAAGATCGTGCGTTGGGATATTCTGGACACCGGCACCCGTATTGATGGCCGTGACCTGACCACTGTGCGCCCGATTGTTGCCGAAGTCGGCCTGTTGCCGCGCACCCATGGTTCCGCCGTGTTCACCCGTGGTGAAACCCAGGCGCTGGTTGTGGCAACCCTTGGTACGGGCGACGACGAGCAATATGTCGACAGCCTTGAGGGCACCTACAAGCAGAACTTCCTGCTGCATTACAACTTCCCGCCCTATTCGGTCGGTGAAGCGGGTCGTGTCGGCTTTACTTCCCGGCGTGAAACCGGCCATGGCAAGCTCGCCTGGCGCGCAATCAACCCGGTCCGTCCCTCGGCTGAGGAATTCCCCTATACGCTGCGTATCGTCTCGGAAATCACCGAGTCGAACGGTTCCTCCTCGATGGCAACCGTCTGCGGCACCTCGCTGGCGCTGATGGATGCCGGTGTGCCGATGAAGGCACCTGTTGCCGGTATCGCCATGGGCCTGATCCTTGAAGGCGAGAAGTTCGCGGTTCTGTCCGATATTCTGGGCGACGAAGATCACCTCGGCGACATGGATTTCAAGGTGGCCGGTACTGCTGAGGGTATTACCTCGCTGCAGATGGACATCAAGATTGCCGGTATCACCGAAGAGATCATGCAAAAGGCGCTTGGCCAGGCCAAGGGCGGCCGTGAGCATATCCTTGGCGAAATGTCCAAGGCGCTCGATACGGCCCGTGACGAGGTTGGCGAATTCGCCCCGCGCATCGAGACCATGAAGATCCCGACCGACAAGATCCGTGAAGTCATCGGTACTGGTGGCAAGGTCATCCGCGAAATCGTGGAAAAGACCGGCGCCAAGGTGAATATCGAAGACGACGGCACGATCAAGATCGCCTCTTCCGATGGCAAGGCCATTGATGCAGCCATCAAGTGGATCAAGTCGATCACTGACGAGCCTGAAGTGGGCGTCATCTATCAGGGCACCGTGGTCAAGACCGCCGATTTCGGCGCGTTCGTGAACTTCTTCGGTCCCCGGGATGGCCTTGTGCACATTTCCCAGCTGGCTTCCGAGCGCGTTGGCAAGACCACCGATGTCGTCAAGGAAGGCGACAAGGTCTGGGTCAAGCTCCTCGGCTTTGACGATCGTGGCAAGGTCCGGTTGTCGATGAAAGTCGTCAATCAGGAAACTGGCGAAGAGATCGAAAACGAGGGTGGCGACGACTAA
- the dnaQ gene encoding DNA polymerase III subunit epsilon: MTREIVLDTETTGLSPASGDRIVEIGCVELINHVPTGKHHHVYLDPQRPMPEEAFRVHGLSDEFLAGKPLFADAAQDFLDFIGEGTLVIHNAPFDMGFLNAELKRIDRPALTNEVIDTVQVARKVYPGARVSLDALCKHYGIDNSKRTLHGALLDSEILAEVYLELIGGRQVALALSAEAQNQAAGVTPEIDRTPRAPRPTPLPSRLSDAAKAAHAELIADIGADALWHQYQK; encoded by the coding sequence ATGACCCGTGAAATCGTCCTCGACACCGAAACCACCGGCCTCAGCCCCGCCAGCGGTGACCGCATTGTCGAAATCGGTTGTGTCGAACTGATCAATCACGTGCCGACCGGCAAGCATCATCACGTTTATCTTGATCCCCAGCGCCCCATGCCCGAAGAGGCGTTTCGCGTCCACGGTCTTTCTGACGAGTTTCTGGCAGGCAAACCGCTTTTTGCCGATGCGGCGCAGGATTTTCTGGATTTCATTGGCGAGGGGACGCTGGTCATTCACAATGCGCCATTTGATATGGGGTTTCTCAATGCCGAATTGAAGCGCATTGACCGGCCGGCCCTGACCAATGAGGTGATCGACACCGTGCAGGTGGCCCGCAAGGTCTATCCCGGCGCGCGGGTCAGCCTGGATGCCCTTTGCAAGCATTATGGTATCGATAATTCCAAACGCACCCTGCATGGCGCGCTGCTCGACAGTGAAATTCTGGCGGAAGTTTATCTGGAACTGATCGGCGGGCGGCAGGTCGCGCTGGCCTTGTCGGCAGAGGCGCAAAATCAGGCCGCCGGTGTCACCCCGGAAATCGACAGGACCCCGCGTGCGCCCCGCCCCACCCCGTTACCATCCCGGCTGAGCGATGCGGCAAAAGCCGCCCATGCGGAACTGATCGCCGATATCGGCGCGGATGCGCTCTGGCATCAGTATCAAAAATAA